In a single window of the Nilaparvata lugens isolate BPH chromosome 1, ASM1435652v1, whole genome shotgun sequence genome:
- the LOC120350874 gene encoding uncharacterized protein LOC120350874: MLIPEPKSASSNKQETALKRRSVYSDIYSDDLDNPEENNTIGQMLISEPKSTSSNEQETAQKRRSVYSDIYSDDSDNPEENNVKSNDFVVVKVFGRENTVCLYAGCGAKCSEDGSYRIRFMKRCNDTKDKFLFSKEPEACVNIDKI, from the exons ATGTTGATTCCAGAACCGAAATCTGCAAGCT CTAATAAACAAGAGACAGCACTGAAGAGGAGATCCGTTTACAGTGACATTTATAGTGACGATTTAGACAATCCTGAAGAAAATAACACAATTGGCCAGATGTTGATTTCAGAACCGAAATCTACAAGCT CTAATGAACAAGAGACAGCACAGAAGAGGAGATCCGTCTACAGTGATATTTATAGTGACGATTCAGACAATCCTGAAGAAAATAACGTGAAAAGTAACGACTTTGTTGTGGTTAAAGTTTTTGGGAGGGAAAACACAGTGTGCCTCTATGCAGGCTGTGGAGCTAAATGTTCTGAAGATGGTAGTTACCGGATTAGATTTATGAAGAGGTGTAATGACACAAAGGACAAATTTCTCTTCTCCAAAGAACCAGAAGCTTGTGTCAACATAGATAAAATTTAA